A segment of the Hallerella succinigenes genome:
ACCGACCCGCATCTCATCATTTACTATCCGGCTCGCCACCTGCCGAATTCCCACATCATCACGAACGGCGACCAGACGGACACGATTTTTGACGGCATCCGCTTGGGCGGTTCTTTCGAAAGCGCTCTCGCCACCCGTGAATACGAAGATGATGCTCCGAACTTCACCCCGCGCATTTCCGGCGTCACGTACCGTTCCGCAAGTCCGTATGTGTACCAGCTTTCGGTCCTCAAGTCCGAAGACAATTCCGAAGATGCAGGCTGCATTCGCGAAACGTTCAGCTATGAAAAGGCTCTTCCGGGCCTTGGCCACTTCGTCTCGACCTATGTGACGAATGGCAGCCCGATTCCGTCTTTCGCAGGCGTTCCGCAGTGGATGCCGATTTTTGACACCGCAGAAAAGACTCTGGATGCTTATTGGAAGGCTCTCGACGCAGACAATAAGGTTTCTTTGCTTGTGAAGTGGATTGACCGCGACACGTTCGCCGCGAAGACTTTGATTGTGAACAAGCTAGGCTAAGCCTTTTAGTGAACACGGCTAAACGCGCCTTTTGAAGATGCCCGAAAGTTGGTGACGACTTTCGGGTTTTCTATTTGAATGAAAAACAAAGACTTTAGGGGAGAATGCGTGTATCAGATTTCCACGTTGAACGCATTACCGCTGGGTTATACCCGAAAGGTCGTTACCGTTGCGGACCTTTTGGCGCATGGCGATACGGGCCTTGGTACTTTTGAAAATCTGGATGGGGAAATGATCGTTTCGACGGGAGTGCCTTTTGCATCGGTTGGATGGTTGAAAGGCTTTGGTCTGAACAGCATGCACATTGTGCGAATCGACTGTTTCTTTGAAAAGGTGGATGCCCGTTCGGAAAACGGTCTAAGAACCCAGCACGTGGAACTGAAAGAGCTGCTCGGGATGAATCAAAAAGCCTTTACTTTTGAAAGAAACTTACTCCCTGAACAAGGCGTCCTAGAAGGACATCAAGCAGGTGGAGCAGGGAAAGGGTTAATTTACTTTTTTAACGCTGAAAGAAATTCCTGAAGGCGGGCATCCTTGGGGTGGTCGAAAATTTCTTCCGGAGAACCGTCTTCCTTGATGATTCCATCCGAGAAGAAGAGCACGCGATTGGCGACTTCTTTGGCGAAATTCATTTCGTGGGTTACGACGAGCATGGTCATGCCGGATAGGGCGAGTTCCTTCATGATTTTGAGAACTTCTCCGACCATTTCCGGATCGAGCGCGCTTGTGGGCTCGTCGAACAGGAGCACTTCTGGATTCATGGCAAGAGCGCGTGCGATTGCGATGCGCTGCTGCTGTCCACCGGAAAGTTGTGCCGGATAATGATCGGCCCTGTCGGAAAGTCCTACGCGCGCTAAAAGTTCGCGAGCTTTTGTTTCGGCTTCGGCTTTGGAGAGGAGACCGAGCTTTGCCGGGGCAAACTGGATGTTTTTGAGGGCGGTCATGTTCTTGAACAGGTTGAACTGTTGGAAGACCATTCCTACGCGCTTTCGGATGTCCGGCTTAGAAGTCTTTTTTTGAAGAATGCTTTCTCCGTCAAGGAGAATGTCGCCACTTGTCGGATTTTCGAGAAGATTCAGCTGGCGTAAAAAAGTGGATTTTCCACAACCTGAAGGCCCGATGATTGCAATGACATCGCCTTTGTGAACATCCAAGGAGACGTTCTTGAGAATCTGCTTTTCGCCATAAGCTTTGCAGAGATTCTTGACCTGAATCAAAATTTCACTATTAGCGTTCATTTTTCTTCATCCTCTTTTCAAGCTTAGAGACGACGGTAGAAAGGCCCGCAACGAGTACAAAATAAATTGCGGCGACGGCAAGAAGCGGGAGCATGGCTTCGTATGTCATGCTGCGGATAATGTCTCCGCCACGGGTTAGGTCGGTGAGACCAATGTAGCCGACAATCGAAGTTTCCTTGATGAGGGAAACGAATTCGTTTGTCAGGGCGGGCATGGAATTTTTAAAGGCTTGCGGATAGACGATGTAGAAGAGGACTGTGCGGAATCGGAGACCGAGGCTGCGACCCGCTTCGATTTGCCCAGGATCCACACCCTTGATGCCGCTGCGGATAATTTCGGAAACGTAGGCTCCGGAATTCAAGCCGAATGCGATGATGGCGACAAGAATCTTGTTGATGTTGACGGATGAAAATACGACATAGTAAATGATCAAAAGTTGGACCATCATCGGGGTTCCGCGAATGACGGCGAGATAAACTTTGCCGATGGCGTTAGGAATTTTGTAACGTCCGTTGTATTCGTTGTTCACGCGGAACATGGCGATGAGGAAGCCGATGACAATGCCAAGAAGGGCTGCGAAGAAGGAAATGAGGAGCGTGTTTCCGAGGCCTTGGACGATAAATTTCCAACGGGCATCCTTGATGAAATTCTTGTAAAAGTGTTCGGAGAAACTTTCTTCAAGCTCGTCGTTTTTTTCTCCGCGGACGATGACGACGATTTTGGAAAGCGTGTAATTGTCTGTAAAATGGATGGATTTTTTGCGTTCTTCGGTCACGGAGAATCCGGCAAAACCCATGTCGGCCTTGCCTGAGGAAACGGCGTTGATGATCGCGTCGAATTCAATATCCTGGATTTCAAGGGTGCGCCCGAGGAAATCGGCGATATAATAGCAGATGTCGATGTCTAAACCGATGATTTGGTTGCCTGCGTGATATTCGTATGGAGGAAATTGCGCGTTGGTCGCGAGAACGAGCTTCGGACCGTTCTGGACTTTTGGCGTGTAACGGAATTCGCTTGTGCGGTTGATGTATCGGTTGAATAGGGAATCGTAAATTCCGTTCGCCTTCATCTCTCGGATGGCGAGGTTGACGCTGTCGAGAAGGCTTTTATTTTCCTTGGCGATGACTCCGGCGTAGAATTCTTCGACAAAAACTTCGTCGAGGATGCGAAGCGATGGGTTTTGCTTGACAAAAGCCTTTGCCGGTTCGTCGTCGCTCATAACGGCATCGATTTTTCCTTGACGGAGAGCCTGGATCGCATCGGCGAGTTTGGTATAGCGTTCCACATCGATCTTGGCAGTGTCTCCTCCGAAGTCCGATGCATAGATGTCGGCGGTGTTGCCGATCTGGACGCCTACTTTTTTGTGGCCTAGGTCTTGGATGGAAAAAACGCGGTTCTGGAGGGCGTTTTGGGAATTTTCGCAGGCGGTGATGGCGAGCGAGATAAACAAACTTGTAAGGAATAGAAGTGTGTTCCGGATCATCTGTTTCGATTTGTTTAATGGGTTCTGCTTTAAATTTAGTTTATATTTAACAGAGATTTTTTGAAAAAGTGGGTTTATGAAGGAAATGAGCGTTATTCTAAGCGTGTAATTCAAAATCCTGTGAGGCGAAAATGAAATTGCGCAAAATTCTTTTGGGTATCTCGGTCCTTCTCGCGATGGGAAGTGTGAGCTATGCGGCAACGGCAAGCGAAACCGTTGACAAGGCTGCCGCCGGAACCGAAAAAGGCATTAAAAAGGGTGCTGCCGGAACTGAAAAAGGTGTCAAGAAAGGTGCCGCCGGTGCTGAAAAAGGTGTCAAAAAAGGGGCTGCCGGAGCCGAAAAGGGAATCACGAAGGCGGCAGAAGGCACCGAAAAAGGTTTGACCAAGGCTGCGAACGCGGTTTCGAATTTTTTCAAGTAATCAAGCTTATTCGTATTCTAAAAGTCCAGAGGGAATCCTTTGGGCTTTTTGGAACTTTT
Coding sequences within it:
- a CDS encoding amino acid ABC transporter ATP-binding protein; translation: MNANSEILIQVKNLCKAYGEKQILKNVSLDVHKGDVIAIIGPSGCGKSTFLRQLNLLENPTSGDILLDGESILQKKTSKPDIRKRVGMVFQQFNLFKNMTALKNIQFAPAKLGLLSKAEAETKARELLARVGLSDRADHYPAQLSGGQQQRIAIARALAMNPEVLLFDEPTSALDPEMVGEVLKIMKELALSGMTMLVVTHEMNFAKEVANRVLFFSDGIIKEDGSPEEIFDHPKDARLQEFLSALKK
- a CDS encoding ABC transporter substrate-binding protein/permease, yielding MIRNTLLFLTSLFISLAITACENSQNALQNRVFSIQDLGHKKVGVQIGNTADIYASDFGGDTAKIDVERYTKLADAIQALRQGKIDAVMSDDEPAKAFVKQNPSLRILDEVFVEEFYAGVIAKENKSLLDSVNLAIREMKANGIYDSLFNRYINRTSEFRYTPKVQNGPKLVLATNAQFPPYEYHAGNQIIGLDIDICYYIADFLGRTLEIQDIEFDAIINAVSSGKADMGFAGFSVTEERKKSIHFTDNYTLSKIVVIVRGEKNDELEESFSEHFYKNFIKDARWKFIVQGLGNTLLISFFAALLGIVIGFLIAMFRVNNEYNGRYKIPNAIGKVYLAVIRGTPMMVQLLIIYYVVFSSVNINKILVAIIAFGLNSGAYVSEIIRSGIKGVDPGQIEAGRSLGLRFRTVLFYIVYPQAFKNSMPALTNEFVSLIKETSIVGYIGLTDLTRGGDIIRSMTYEAMLPLLAVAAIYFVLVAGLSTVVSKLEKRMKKNER
- a CDS encoding IMP cyclohydrolase; the protein is MMSYQSKAEENFQNLSKNPYPGRGIVLGTSPDGKSFVQVYWIMGRSVNSRNRVFELEDTGFVKTKAFDESKLTDPHLIIYYPARHLPNSHIITNGDQTDTIFDGIRLGGSFESALATREYEDDAPNFTPRISGVTYRSASPYVYQLSVLKSEDNSEDAGCIRETFSYEKALPGLGHFVSTYVTNGSPIPSFAGVPQWMPIFDTAEKTLDAYWKALDADNKVSLLVKWIDRDTFAAKTLIVNKLG
- a CDS encoding acetolactate decarboxylase, with product MKNKDFRGECVYQISTLNALPLGYTRKVVTVADLLAHGDTGLGTFENLDGEMIVSTGVPFASVGWLKGFGLNSMHIVRIDCFFEKVDARSENGLRTQHVELKELLGMNQKAFTFERNLLPEQGVLEGHQAGGAGKGLIYFFNAERNS